In Salisediminibacterium beveridgei, one DNA window encodes the following:
- a CDS encoding MATE family efflux transporter, with protein MDQKEQSRKLGEEPIGKLLLRMSIPAIIGMLVMSLYNIVDTIFISYFVGVEGVAGVTFAFPLMIIMMAVAATLGIGGSSLISRRLGEGREKEANLVFGNILTIVLITGVLGVIAAFTVLEPTLRLFGATDGIMGYATEYIFPITLATVLFTFGFSTNAIIRSEGNARFAMITMIIPSVLNILLDPVFIVWLDMGVQGAAVATVISQAVTAIVTLGYFLRGHSSLVISKAFMTLQFRVVKEIFVIGMPAFARQVSASVMMVAINAMLIRYGGEFYVGVFGIVQRVSMFALMPMMGILQGMQPLIGYNYGAKQMARFRETIRLGLKVVTIFSAGVFVVMMIMPELLMRIFSQDPAVISAGSEGMRIVFAMAVLIGAQVVSGGIYQAIGHARPALILSLARQVLFLIPLVLILPPYIGVLGVWLAFPLADILAFSLSGYLLYRDRKLFFYGDPPEKPEDGSMTPFEEQEAGKSLQNS; from the coding sequence ATGGATCAAAAAGAACAAAGCAGGAAACTGGGTGAGGAACCCATTGGTAAACTCCTGTTAAGAATGTCGATTCCGGCGATTATCGGGATGCTCGTGATGTCCCTTTATAATATTGTGGATACGATTTTTATATCCTATTTTGTCGGCGTGGAAGGTGTGGCAGGGGTCACATTCGCTTTCCCGCTGATGATTATCATGATGGCCGTGGCCGCAACCCTGGGAATCGGTGGTTCGTCACTGATTTCAAGACGGCTCGGGGAAGGCCGGGAGAAAGAAGCAAATCTTGTCTTCGGAAATATTTTAACGATCGTACTGATCACCGGGGTGCTGGGTGTCATCGCGGCCTTTACGGTACTTGAGCCGACTTTACGACTCTTCGGTGCCACTGACGGGATCATGGGCTATGCGACGGAATACATATTCCCGATTACACTGGCGACGGTACTCTTCACGTTTGGTTTCAGTACCAATGCGATTATCCGCTCGGAAGGTAATGCCCGGTTTGCCATGATTACGATGATTATTCCGTCCGTTTTAAACATACTCCTGGATCCGGTATTCATTGTATGGCTGGACATGGGGGTTCAGGGGGCGGCCGTTGCAACGGTGATCTCACAGGCCGTCACAGCGATTGTGACGCTGGGTTACTTTCTTCGCGGACACAGTTCACTCGTGATATCCAAAGCATTTATGACATTGCAGTTCAGGGTGGTAAAAGAGATATTCGTTATCGGGATGCCTGCGTTTGCCCGGCAGGTATCTGCAAGCGTCATGATGGTGGCCATCAACGCGATGCTGATCCGCTACGGAGGGGAATTTTACGTTGGCGTATTCGGCATCGTCCAGCGTGTGTCGATGTTCGCACTGATGCCGATGATGGGGATATTGCAAGGGATGCAGCCGTTAATCGGTTACAATTACGGTGCGAAACAGATGGCGCGCTTCAGAGAGACGATTCGTCTCGGGCTGAAAGTGGTCACGATTTTTTCTGCAGGTGTCTTTGTCGTCATGATGATCATGCCGGAGTTATTAATGCGTATCTTCTCTCAGGATCCGGCGGTCATTTCTGCCGGCAGTGAAGGGATGCGGATCGTTTTTGCCATGGCCGTATTGATTGGTGCACAGGTCGTCAGTGGCGGGATTTATCAGGCGATCGGGCATGCCCGTCCGGCGCTGATTCTCTCCCTTGCCCGTCAGGTGCTGTTTCTGATTCCGCTTGTTTTAATCCTTCCGCCTTATATTGGTGTGCTGGGTGTCTGGCTTGCTTTCCCTCTTGCAGATATCCTTGCCTTCAGCCTGTCAGGCTATCTTCTGTATCGGGACCGGAAGCTGTTCTTTTACGGTGACCCGCCTGAAAAACCGGAGGACGGTTCAATGACGCCTTTTGAAGAACAAGAAGCTGGGAAAAGCCTGCAAAATTCATAG
- a CDS encoding MarR family winged helix-turn-helix transcriptional regulator, translating into MSDEINHLLGYQLSLTAHLLQNEHNRRLSELDMTGAQSKAIYLLKRFGRQSQTALQERMYIKGSTMNGIIDSLDKKALIEKSDSASDRRVKEISLTESGIHMEEQIWGAIKELEEKLTSGLTDQEKEKMLEMLHTIQENVSDGHAIERK; encoded by the coding sequence ATGAGTGACGAAATAAATCACCTGTTGGGTTATCAGCTATCCTTGACGGCCCATTTGCTGCAAAATGAGCACAACCGCCGTCTGTCCGAGCTTGACATGACCGGCGCCCAGTCAAAAGCAATCTATTTGTTGAAGAGGTTCGGCAGGCAGTCTCAAACTGCGCTGCAGGAACGAATGTATATTAAAGGTTCGACGATGAACGGGATCATTGACTCATTGGATAAGAAAGCCCTCATTGAGAAATCTGACTCCGCATCAGACAGACGGGTGAAAGAAATCAGCCTGACTGAATCCGGAATTCATATGGAAGAACAGATCTGGGGAGCCATCAAAGAACTTGAGGAAAAATTGACATCGGGGCTGACTGATCAAGAAAAAGAAAAAATGCTGGAAATGCTGCACACCATTCAGGAGAATGTGTCTGATGGTCATGCGATTGAAAGGAAGTAA
- a CDS encoding PAS domain-containing protein: MNKLQELKNKVLEKTQLVFIISDPDLPDNPIIYANKGFSELTGYHYDEVIGYNCRFLQGDDTSEETVNVLRGAIRKLEPVSVEILNYKKNGEPFWNLLHIDPIYLEEEDKYYFVGIQKDITEIKQAEQKIATYHKEIERLSTPIVPIKEGISVLPLIGSIDEERLNAIIERILPVLEADEVEVLILDLSGFANLDQEATIGIFQLNDLMKLKGVELILTGITPKIAMRTRGLGMDLSGLKTFASVKQAIEQLEKRD, encoded by the coding sequence ATGAATAAACTGCAGGAATTGAAAAATAAAGTTCTTGAAAAAACACAGCTGGTCTTCATCATCAGTGATCCGGATCTGCCGGACAATCCCATCATTTATGCCAATAAAGGTTTCAGCGAGCTGACAGGCTATCACTACGATGAAGTCATTGGCTACAATTGCCGTTTTCTCCAAGGAGACGATACTTCTGAAGAGACGGTGAATGTTCTAAGAGGTGCCATCCGCAAATTAGAACCAGTCTCTGTTGAAATACTGAACTACAAGAAAAATGGTGAGCCCTTCTGGAATTTACTGCATATTGATCCAATCTATCTTGAGGAAGAAGATAAATATTATTTTGTCGGGATTCAAAAAGATATCACGGAAATAAAGCAGGCAGAGCAGAAGATCGCTACTTACCATAAGGAAATTGAAAGGTTATCCACGCCGATCGTTCCGATCAAAGAAGGCATCTCTGTCCTCCCATTGATTGGCAGTATTGATGAGGAACGCTTGAATGCGATTATTGAGCGCATTCTGCCGGTTCTTGAAGCGGATGAAGTGGAAGTGCTGATTCTTGATTTATCCGGATTTGCCAATCTTGATCAGGAAGCAACGATTGGCATCTTCCAATTAAATGATCTGATGAAATTAAAAGGCGTTGAACTGATTCTGACAGGGATCACACCGAAAATTGCAATGCGCACCAGGGGTCTTGGCATGGACTTGTCCGGACTGAAGACGTTTGCCTCCGTTAAGCAGGCGATCGAACAACTGGAGAAAAGGGACTGA
- a CDS encoding ArsR/SmtB family transcription factor, producing the protein MSAPAAENLNVYTSLFQQISDKTRLKILLYLHEEELCVCNLMDLLQVSQPSVSQHLRKLRDAGIIQVRKQGQWKYYRMNMDFPQYSVLLKLINDMPSLKGEIERLKQDERRITCTM; encoded by the coding sequence ATGTCGGCACCAGCTGCAGAAAATCTGAACGTATATACATCGCTGTTTCAACAGATCAGTGACAAAACGAGACTGAAAATTCTTTTGTACTTGCATGAGGAAGAACTGTGTGTCTGTAACCTGATGGACCTCCTTCAAGTAAGTCAACCCTCTGTCAGTCAGCACCTCAGGAAACTCCGGGATGCAGGTATCATTCAGGTACGAAAACAGGGGCAATGGAAGTACTATCGGATGAATATGGATTTTCCTCAATACAGCGTGCTTTTGAAACTGATCAATGACATGCCTTCATTAAAAGGAGAGATCGAAAGATTGAAACAGGATGAGCGCCGCATCACATGTACTATGTAG
- the mgtE gene encoding magnesium transporter yields the protein MVKLTEQNREEYESAVIHALQEEDMARFRELFFDLHTQDQLDIFISIGKDLRTKLYHFVSPEEFAEIFEELDFEEQKSFMQELNPEYAKDVINNMSDDDVADFLGEMDETDASKIIETLDEEDQADIKELLSYEEETAGGIMTKEFISLHADDLIENVIDLLREEGPDAETIYYLYVANRQDKLVGVVSLRDLITADAHRKVEEVMSTRVVSVNTSDDQEDVAKLFQKYDFLAVPVITDQGHLVGIITFDDILDVIEEEASEDLDEFAASRGSTDMKITPFAAAKMRAPWIILLMFIGMVSANIISQFEDTLEAAVLLAGFIPMIMGSAGNAGTQSLAVAVRSIALGGMEKKGIGKLVFRELSTGFLLGIICAIVLIIIIPIMYQGNFFLAIVVGTSITLSLTLATIIGTLIPMFINKMNLDPAIASGPFITTINDIVGLLIYFSVATSMLAYL from the coding sequence ATGGTAAAGTTAACTGAACAAAACCGCGAAGAATATGAATCAGCAGTAATACATGCATTGCAAGAAGAGGATATGGCACGGTTTCGTGAACTCTTTTTCGATCTCCATACACAAGATCAGCTTGATATTTTTATCAGTATCGGAAAAGATCTGCGAACAAAGCTTTATCATTTTGTATCCCCGGAAGAGTTTGCTGAAATTTTCGAGGAACTGGATTTTGAAGAACAGAAATCATTTATGCAGGAGTTAAACCCGGAATACGCCAAAGACGTGATCAATAACATGTCCGACGATGACGTAGCCGATTTCCTTGGTGAAATGGATGAAACGGATGCTTCGAAAATTATCGAAACCCTCGATGAAGAAGACCAGGCAGATATTAAGGAACTTTTGTCTTATGAAGAGGAAACCGCCGGCGGGATCATGACAAAAGAGTTCATCAGCCTGCATGCAGATGACCTCATTGAAAATGTTATCGATCTCCTTCGCGAAGAAGGTCCTGATGCCGAGACGATTTACTATCTCTACGTCGCCAATCGGCAAGATAAACTTGTAGGGGTGGTTTCACTAAGGGACTTGATCACGGCAGATGCTCATCGGAAAGTGGAAGAAGTCATGAGCACCCGTGTTGTTTCAGTCAATACATCAGATGACCAGGAGGACGTGGCTAAACTCTTCCAGAAATACGATTTCCTAGCTGTACCGGTCATCACTGATCAAGGGCATCTGGTCGGGATCATCACCTTTGACGATATCCTCGATGTTATTGAAGAAGAAGCGTCTGAAGACCTCGATGAATTCGCTGCATCACGAGGCAGTACCGACATGAAAATCACACCATTCGCTGCCGCAAAAATGCGGGCGCCCTGGATCATATTACTGATGTTTATCGGAATGGTTTCTGCCAATATCATCAGCCAATTTGAAGATACACTCGAGGCAGCCGTTCTTCTGGCAGGCTTCATCCCCATGATCATGGGATCTGCAGGTAATGCCGGCACCCAGTCACTGGCCGTCGCGGTCCGCTCCATCGCTTTAGGGGGTATGGAGAAAAAAGGTATTGGCAAGCTGGTCTTCCGTGAACTGAGTACCGGTTTTCTTCTGGGAATCATTTGCGCCATCGTCCTGATCATTATTATTCCGATTATGTATCAGGGGAATTTCTTCCTGGCGATCGTCGTTGGCACATCCATCACCTTATCACTGACGCTTGCAACGATTATCGGAACATTGATTCCGATGTTTATCAATAAAATGAATCTTGATCCGGCGATTGCATCCGGACCATTTATCACGACGATCAACGACATTGTCGGTCTGTTGATTTATTTTTCTGTAGCAACATCGATGCTGGCGTATTTATGA
- a CDS encoding efflux RND transporter permease subunit: protein MFEKVIEKSKITLMFLLIAVIIGALTLVTLPQREIPEFSFDIGNISTVYPGATPEEVEQQITVPLEDALEGIDGIDSKTSVSTSGFSNITVELVDGVNRTEVFTDIQQAIDGARNSLPAEANDTDFSQAEAIGSLSSYHLLADDREDLYEVREELHDWQREVERLIDVSSTEVKGFPDQTFEINVDSEELFERGLQFPDVIDAVEGELNTTPLGIEVMDGENVQLKLTTLEELEAIAGIFVANDVEGEAVYLEDIAEVGLVHETPDDLITYEETPALSFTVFAEGGVSIPQVHDDVDELMMTLQEDLPDEVSLDLFYTQQTIVDEIFGDLSLSFALAVLSVIVVTLLGLNISSAVIVALAIPTSVLIGLIPLPFFQVDLNQISIIGMIIALGILVDDGIVVGDNIRNKYKQGMAPVEGALQGTREVRVSIITSTLTIVFTFLPLVFIQGGNGDFIAALPTVLITTIIASTIVALTLVPIFLIWRQKKQYRAKKKRVAQRDGLLGKQFDKLANWYSDTLLTRVVRHPWKVAIVGFVMTTAFYGLIPFIPVEFFPSTDREEVTVEVRLPAGTTLEETESTLEDMRAQILSEDEHVYETAIYAGGGLPPLFGDGISNSGVETGNLLLRVDKEEQSARETIDRWTPVLQDDYEFAEPELTTIESGPPVGAPIAITIQGPDVNTLIDLSNELQDRIGEIPESGTVRDDMGPLRPTLVYEPVRDELEENGIRMADISEQISLRTDGLPLMTFRSDEGAVGIQLLLDKVNDEEGVDLSEISLPASGEGNGDAGPPDLISLDNLLTETRAEEIPQITREESIRTITLRVFPSAEDDNGLEDEVQAITDDVQESAGSEYTVSQGGETEARTDFIIELFTLFILVLFLIYIVMAIQFYSLAMPLLVMSTVHIAGAGAVIGLFLTQTGLGFMALMGIVSLAGIVVRNSIVLLEFINQRRAEGMGIQEAVIEAGRVRLRPILLTAFTAIGALTPVALSGDVLFVPLAISIISGLLFSAVITVIIVPAVYTAFTTKFGK, encoded by the coding sequence ATGTTCGAAAAGGTGATTGAAAAGTCAAAAATCACGCTGATGTTTCTCTTAATTGCGGTGATCATTGGCGCATTAACACTTGTCACATTACCTCAGCGTGAAATTCCAGAGTTCTCCTTTGATATCGGGAATATCAGCACGGTCTATCCGGGGGCAACGCCGGAAGAAGTGGAGCAGCAGATCACTGTGCCATTGGAGGATGCCTTGGAAGGGATCGACGGCATCGATTCCAAGACAAGTGTATCGACATCGGGCTTTTCAAATATTACCGTCGAACTTGTGGATGGCGTGAACCGGACCGAGGTCTTTACGGATATTCAGCAGGCGATCGATGGTGCGAGGAACAGCTTACCGGCTGAAGCGAACGATACGGATTTCTCACAGGCAGAAGCCATCGGCTCCCTGTCCAGTTATCATCTGCTGGCGGATGACAGGGAGGATCTGTATGAGGTGCGAGAAGAACTTCACGATTGGCAGCGGGAAGTGGAACGACTCATCGATGTGTCCAGTACTGAGGTGAAAGGCTTTCCCGATCAGACGTTTGAAATCAATGTGGATAGTGAGGAGCTGTTTGAACGGGGACTGCAATTTCCCGATGTTATTGATGCGGTCGAAGGTGAACTGAACACCACCCCCCTTGGCATTGAAGTCATGGACGGTGAGAACGTCCAGCTCAAACTGACGACCCTGGAAGAACTCGAGGCCATTGCCGGAATTTTTGTGGCAAATGATGTTGAAGGAGAGGCAGTTTATCTCGAGGACATTGCGGAAGTGGGGCTGGTGCATGAGACACCGGATGATCTGATTACGTATGAAGAGACCCCGGCGCTGTCTTTCACCGTATTTGCCGAAGGTGGGGTCAGTATCCCGCAGGTGCATGATGATGTGGATGAATTGATGATGACGCTGCAAGAAGATCTGCCTGATGAAGTATCTCTTGATTTATTTTACACGCAGCAGACCATCGTCGATGAGATCTTCGGAGATCTGTCGTTGTCTTTTGCCCTCGCGGTGCTGTCCGTCATTGTAGTCACACTGCTCGGCCTGAATATCAGCTCGGCAGTCATCGTGGCGCTTGCCATTCCGACATCCGTTCTGATCGGATTGATTCCGTTACCGTTTTTCCAGGTGGATTTAAATCAGATCTCGATCATCGGGATGATCATCGCTTTAGGGATACTCGTGGATGACGGGATTGTGGTCGGTGACAATATCCGAAATAAATACAAGCAGGGCATGGCTCCGGTGGAAGGGGCACTGCAAGGGACACGCGAAGTGCGGGTGTCGATTATTACATCGACATTGACGATTGTATTCACCTTTTTACCGCTGGTCTTTATCCAGGGGGGGAACGGTGACTTTATTGCGGCACTCCCAACGGTTTTGATCACAACCATTATCGCATCGACCATCGTCGCACTGACACTTGTCCCGATCTTTTTGATCTGGCGTCAGAAGAAGCAGTACCGCGCGAAGAAAAAACGAGTGGCCCAGCGCGATGGCCTTCTGGGTAAACAGTTTGATAAGCTGGCCAACTGGTACAGTGATACCTTATTAACCCGGGTCGTCCGTCATCCATGGAAAGTCGCAATCGTTGGTTTTGTGATGACAACAGCTTTCTACGGATTGATACCGTTTATTCCGGTGGAATTCTTTCCGAGCACTGACCGTGAAGAAGTGACTGTCGAAGTACGACTCCCGGCAGGAACAACCCTGGAAGAAACAGAAAGCACACTCGAAGACATGCGGGCACAGATTCTTTCTGAAGATGAGCATGTCTATGAAACTGCCATTTATGCAGGCGGCGGCCTGCCGCCACTCTTTGGAGACGGGATCTCCAACAGCGGCGTGGAAACAGGAAACCTGCTGTTAAGAGTGGACAAAGAGGAGCAGTCCGCACGCGAGACCATCGACCGCTGGACGCCGGTCCTGCAGGATGATTATGAATTTGCGGAGCCGGAATTGACGACGATTGAATCCGGACCGCCAGTCGGTGCGCCGATTGCCATTACGATACAAGGGCCGGATGTGAACACACTCATTGATTTGAGTAATGAGTTGCAAGACCGGATCGGTGAGATTCCGGAAAGTGGAACGGTTCGGGATGATATGGGACCTCTGCGTCCGACGCTTGTCTACGAGCCGGTCAGGGATGAACTCGAGGAAAACGGGATTCGCATGGCTGATATCAGTGAACAAATCAGTCTGCGAACGGACGGATTGCCGCTGATGACTTTCCGTTCAGATGAAGGAGCTGTCGGGATCCAGTTGCTCCTTGATAAAGTAAATGACGAGGAAGGCGTTGACCTCTCTGAGATTTCACTCCCTGCTTCGGGTGAGGGCAATGGTGACGCTGGACCGCCGGACTTGATCTCATTGGATAATCTCTTAACAGAGACCCGGGCGGAGGAAATTCCGCAGATCACCCGGGAGGAAAGCATCCGTACCATCACCCTCCGTGTCTTTCCGTCAGCTGAAGATGACAATGGTCTGGAAGATGAAGTGCAGGCCATTACTGATGATGTTCAAGAAAGTGCCGGCAGTGAGTACACCGTGAGTCAGGGTGGTGAAACGGAAGCACGCACCGATTTCATTATTGAACTGTTCACGCTGTTCATTCTCGTCTTGTTTTTGATTTATATCGTCATGGCGATCCAGTTTTATTCCCTCGCAATGCCGCTGCTCGTGATGAGTACGGTGCATATTGCCGGAGCGGGCGCGGTGATCGGCTTGTTTTTGACCCAGACGGGTCTCGGGTTCATGGCGTTGATGGGGATCGTGTCACTGGCCGGGATCGTTGTCCGGAATTCCATCGTTTTGCTGGAGTTCATCAATCAGCGCCGGGCAGAAGGCATGGGGATCCAAGAAGCAGTGATTGAAGCCGGGCGGGTTCGACTGCGTCCGATCCTCTTGACAGCATTCACTGCGATCGGTGCCTTGACACCAGTCGCGCTGAGTGGTGATGTTCTCTTCGTTCCGCTGGCGATCTCGATCATTTCAGGACTATTGTTCTCCGCGGTCATCACGGTCATTATCGTGCCTGCGGTGTATACAGCATTTACGACGAAATTCGGAAAATAA
- a CDS encoding TetR/AcrR family transcriptional regulator, producing MSRKKTIDPVDLYTATEELILEHGYSRFHFKALAEKLGVARSTIYNYYDKKEELVTDYMIHLLERSVERIDDAAEEEEPVKGLIRLWSRYAHMHQMLQIMPYIDREATDKVRQNVQRMFELFQEMKAKIGVILTSGREAELMRQDVSLSTRVGFIMATVQIPISNMTEEEWVDEVYAIVRDGLYLNGKK from the coding sequence ATGAGCCGAAAAAAAACCATCGACCCGGTGGATTTATACACTGCCACGGAAGAACTGATTTTGGAACATGGCTACAGCCGGTTTCATTTTAAAGCATTAGCAGAAAAGCTGGGTGTTGCAAGAAGCACCATTTACAATTACTACGATAAAAAAGAAGAATTGGTCACTGATTATATGATCCACCTTCTCGAGCGTTCAGTGGAACGAATCGATGATGCGGCAGAGGAAGAGGAACCTGTGAAAGGCCTGATCCGTCTCTGGTCACGTTATGCCCATATGCATCAAATGCTGCAGATCATGCCTTACATCGATCGTGAAGCGACGGATAAAGTACGTCAAAACGTTCAGCGGATGTTCGAACTGTTTCAGGAAATGAAAGCAAAGATCGGCGTGATCCTGACCAGTGGAAGAGAAGCGGAACTGATGCGTCAGGACGTCTCCTTGTCTACCCGGGTCGGCTTTATCATGGCGACGGTGCAAATACCGATATCGAACATGACGGAGGAAGAATGGGTGGATGAAGTTTACGCGATCGTAAGGGACGGCCTCTATTTGAATGGTAAAAAATGA
- a CDS encoding transporter substrate-binding domain-containing protein, which translates to MKSFRKWAKRPALLIASALTAGLLAGCGANNDESGESSGSWADIEERGVLQVATSGTLFPASFHDDEEGLTGFEVELTREAADRLGLEVEFTEMGFDGMLTSINSGQVDLAVNDIDINEDREERFLFTEPYKFSYGAMIVRPDDYSGIETLEDLEGKKHGGAATTIYMQIAESYGAEGVTYENVTNDTYLRDIENGRLDVVMNDYYLQSLAIEALPEIDVIIHPDLFYHPNNQAMIMKEDNHELQERLNSVIQEMLEDGTVTTLSEQFFGGQDVSEEPDMEFEEPDVEYDDE; encoded by the coding sequence ATGAAAAGTTTTCGCAAGTGGGCAAAAAGGCCCGCATTACTGATTGCTTCAGCGTTAACCGCTGGCCTGTTAGCCGGTTGTGGCGCCAATAATGATGAGAGCGGGGAATCGTCCGGCAGTTGGGCAGACATTGAAGAACGCGGTGTCTTACAGGTTGCCACATCCGGCACATTATTCCCGGCTTCCTTTCATGACGACGAAGAAGGCCTGACCGGCTTTGAAGTCGAACTCACCCGCGAAGCAGCGGATCGTCTCGGGCTTGAGGTGGAATTCACCGAAATGGGTTTTGACGGGATGCTGACATCCATTAACAGCGGACAGGTGGATCTCGCTGTAAACGATATTGATATTAACGAAGACCGGGAAGAACGTTTCTTGTTTACTGAACCATATAAATTTTCGTACGGTGCGATGATTGTCCGTCCCGATGATTACTCCGGTATTGAAACACTGGAAGATCTCGAAGGGAAGAAACACGGAGGCGCTGCAACGACCATCTATATGCAAATTGCCGAAAGCTATGGCGCTGAAGGCGTCACATACGAGAACGTCACCAACGATACGTATTTACGTGATATCGAAAATGGTCGCCTGGACGTGGTGATGAACGATTATTACCTCCAGTCACTCGCGATCGAAGCGCTCCCTGAGATTGACGTCATCATTCATCCGGATCTGTTCTATCATCCGAACAATCAGGCGATGATCATGAAAGAAGACAATCATGAGCTGCAGGAAAGACTGAACAGCGTCATTCAGGAAATGCTTGAAGATGGAACAGTCACAACGCTTTCCGAGCAATTCTTCGGTGGACAGGACGTCTCTGAGGAACCCGATATGGAATTTGAAGAACCTGATGTTGAGTACGACGACGAGTAA
- a CDS encoding amino acid ABC transporter permease codes for MTSIEWQYIFNPELAWSSLPYVLEGLGLTLFISLVSMVLGLILSLFLALARRSAQKWLRWPARLYISFMRGVPILIILFLLYFGFPYIGIQFTAVTAAVIGFSFNSAAYMAEINRSAISAVPKGQWESARSLGFSYPLMMWRIVLPQASRIAVPPLTNVLLDLIKASSLAAMITVPEIFQMSRIVAGREMDYMTMFILVALIYWAVCSIMTLLQNYLEKRFEKYGEI; via the coding sequence ATGACGTCGATTGAATGGCAGTATATCTTTAATCCCGAGCTCGCGTGGAGTTCCCTCCCTTACGTGCTCGAGGGATTAGGGCTGACCTTATTTATCTCCCTGGTCAGCATGGTGCTCGGCTTGATCTTGAGTCTGTTTCTGGCACTCGCCAGGCGATCAGCCCAGAAATGGCTCCGATGGCCGGCGCGCTTATACATTTCATTCATGCGTGGTGTCCCGATTCTGATCATTTTGTTTCTTTTGTATTTCGGTTTTCCCTATATCGGAATACAATTTACTGCTGTAACGGCTGCCGTCATCGGCTTTAGTTTTAACAGCGCCGCATACATGGCCGAAATTAACCGTTCCGCCATCAGTGCTGTACCAAAAGGCCAATGGGAATCAGCGAGATCATTAGGTTTTTCCTATCCGTTAATGATGTGGCGGATTGTTTTACCTCAGGCATCACGGATTGCTGTCCCTCCATTAACCAATGTACTCCTCGACCTGATCAAAGCTTCATCATTGGCGGCGATGATTACCGTACCGGAGATTTTTCAAATGTCGCGTATTGTTGCCGGCCGGGAAATGGATTACATGACGATGTTTATCCTTGTTGCACTGATTTACTGGGCTGTCTGTTCAATCATGACACTGCTGCAAAATTATCTGGAAAAGCGATTTGAAAAATACGGTGAAATCTGA
- a CDS encoding thioredoxin family protein — MRYVTFIGLILISLLTAGCADASSASTDSYYDEVDEQTQAFYQENEVLYNDIQGIQEERYLLYVHSPDCKFCIQFAPEIQAYQSSSDAYPIYKLHARIPENEAAWEDFAIEGVPTVLLMEGTEVVDRIVGYVPEGNLFRP, encoded by the coding sequence ATGCGATACGTCACTTTTATCGGACTTATTCTGATCAGTTTGCTGACAGCCGGCTGTGCAGATGCCAGCAGTGCGTCCACGGACAGTTATTACGACGAAGTCGATGAACAGACGCAGGCATTTTATCAGGAGAATGAAGTCTTATATAATGATATCCAGGGCATTCAAGAAGAACGATACCTCCTCTATGTCCACAGTCCCGATTGCAAATTCTGCATTCAATTCGCTCCGGAAATCCAGGCTTATCAATCCAGTTCAGACGCCTATCCGATCTACAAACTCCATGCAAGAATCCCGGAAAACGAAGCGGCATGGGAAGACTTTGCCATTGAAGGTGTCCCGACAGTCCTTCTGATGGAGGGAACTGAAGTCGTCGACCGGATCGTCGGCTATGTGCCGGAAGGGAATCTTTTCAGACCATAA